One stretch of Ipomoea triloba cultivar NCNSP0323 chromosome 8, ASM357664v1 DNA includes these proteins:
- the LOC116026574 gene encoding uncharacterized protein LOC116026574 produces MAPYEALYGQKCRSPLCWGDMVDAVVLGPQYLQETVEKVKLIQARMKAAQDRQKSYADLGRKPSEFQVGEKVLLRVSPTRGVMRFGKKGKLSPRFIGPYEILDKVGQVAYRLAMPMELDKVHDVFHISQLKKYVHDASHVIRPEVVEMDETLSYEETPVKILDFKTRDTRRKSIKLVKVLWSNHSVEEATWEVEDDMRSRYPTLFGSGVVEQV; encoded by the exons atggctccttacgaagccTTGTATGGTCAAAAGTGTAGAAGCCCACTATGCTGGGGAGATATGGTTGATGCAGTGGTGTTAGGACCCCAATACCTGCAAGAAACAGTTGAAAAGGTCAAACTGATCCAAGCAAGAATGAAGGCTGCTCAAGACCGTCAAAAGTCGTATGCAGACTTAGGGCGAAAACCATCAGAATTCCAAGTGGGTGAAAAAGTGCTTTTAAGAGTATCGCCTACAAGAGGAGTCATGCGGTTTGGGAAAAAGGGTAAGCTAAGTCCAAGATTTATTGGACCATATGAGATATTGGATAAAGTTGGACAAGTGGCTTACCGGTTAGCCATGCCTATGGAGTTGGACAAG GTACATGATGTCTTCCACATCTCTCAGTTAAAGAAATATGTTCACGATGCCTCACACGTGATAAGGCCAGAG GTGGTGGAGATGGACGAAACTCTCTCGTATGAGGAGACTCCAGTAAAGATATTGGATTTCAAAACCCGTGACACCCGAAGGAAATCCATAAAGCTTGTAAAAGTGCTATGGTCCAACCACTCAGTTGAGGAAGCTACGTGGGAAGTAGAAGATGATATGAGGAGTCGTTATCCGACTTTATTTGGATCAG GAGTAGTAGAGCAAGTGTGA